The sequence ctaaaatgttttaaaatcttgcaAGAAAAAGAACCATAGATGCATATCAAAAAGAATGCAAATGTGAAGAAATGggctgaagaaacagaaataatatggagaacaaaaaaaaaaaagcctgaaccgGGAACAGTAAATCACAGAAAACTCACACTTTTgacaaaatctgttttctgcaaGTATTTGTAAACATGGCATCTTGGGTTTAccattgaagaagaaaagagcttCTTTACTGTAACTTGAAAGgattttttataatgaaaacagTCACCCATCAGAATGAAGCTGTCAGGTTTGGCTGACGGGTTTGGTAAGCCCTTCAGGGACAACTGTAGTTAATACACAGTAAATTTAAACTGTTAACCTAAGGAAGTGTTTTGACAATTCCctttcttggcttttttccttgtttcgTCACTGTTAAAAGAATGTAGAGAACTTCCAAAAACCTTCTGGTAGTTTTGTGATCTTCTTTGGGCTTCTCCAGGTTACTCAAGGTCCATATTATTTTGGTTGCTTTCTGACAGGTTTCTTAAAATTTAGTGCCAGGATCCCATCAGGTAGCCTTGCTTTGCGTTAGACAGTTAACCTCATTAACTTCTGAAACCACCGTTCAACAAAGCCTGGCAGAGGGacagttataaaaataaatttctccatGTTCCACAAGAACCATTGCCGGAGAGACGCCCTTATTAATGCTTTGCTGAGGGAAAGGTAAGGAGGAATCTATTATTACACCTTCTGATGACCTTAACAACAGGTCAGTACGATATATGAAACTAACGACAGTATGTGCTCTTTCTGGTCCGATTAGGGGAGGGTTGAAAAGAAATCTCAGCAAACATGGAAAGGATGGTGTGGTTGTTTGGATGCTTAGGAGACAAATAACGCTCATAGGAAATGAGTTTTCATTATTTCACAGGATTTGTTAAATTTGAGTATTCACATCCAAGAACGCTGATCTGGACCTTTCAATCCAGACAAGGTACATTTTATTCATATAGAAAGTAGTAAGTAAAACTGAATTggttatttatttgtatttccacAGTAGATTAAAAACTTAAGTGAGACAGTTTAAGAAAGGATGCtaataaaatagaattatttcattacaggaagaaaggaaagataaaCAAACAACTCTTGTAGATCATCAGAAGTAGTATTCCTGCTAGTATTGGTAAATTCCTCATGGGAGTTTTATACATCATTTTGAACAGCATACATAAGAGCAGCATGGAAAAATTAGAAAGTCCCAGAATGAATTAATAAAGAcacataataaaaacaaaggcTGAAGATTTAGAAATGAAAGTCCAAGAAGTCATCGTATTCCACGTTAATCATATCTAAAAGCCATTTTGTCACTGCCTGCAGTCATTCCTTCTAAACAACTATTGAAGGACAGGAAGAAATTCACTGAATGAGAGAGGAAGAAATTACAAAATCCTCCTAGGTCACTGGGATAGGTACGTTGTACAACAGCTTATTCAGGAAAACAGAGGAATCAGTTTAATTGAGTAAGAACAGGCCAGAGGACACCTAGCAGGAGTGGCCTAGGTATATTTGATTTTGGCTCATCCTCTTGTTTCTGGAATCTTTATTAActcaaatgaaagagaaaaggtggTCATGAAAGGATGATCTAGAAGTTCTTTCCAGTTTTACCTTTCTATATTAGGTACGATAAAGCTTCTTCCTACAAGACTTACCTAAGCAAGTAGGTCGTTCTGTCCAGTTTCCTTGTTTGCAGTAAACAGTACTAAGTCCATCCAAAGAATGGTAATGCTGACAACCATATTCTACTGAGGAACCATTTTTGTAACTTGTCAATATCGGACCAAGAACACCACCATTTTTAATCACAGGTGGAGAGGGACAGTTTTGCTCCATTTCTAAGATGAGGTAGGGAGACATGTAATTAGACCTTTAAAACAACGTTAGCACTGGCAAAAGTATCAGACTAGCAGTAGACCGAGCAAAAatttacatacaaataaaatgtagagcaatataatttctttttcaaatttcattttcagaaactcTACGCTTGCCTTACTGAATTGCAGACAGGGATTCTGTTTCTCTCTAGACTCCGCATCTATGCCCGCTCTTGACTCTTGCTGGTTTACACTCAACATAGATTAGTTCTTTTTCTGTGATGAGACCCTCTTTATTTGTTGCTTGAAATGTTTAGCCCATGTGTggttcaaaataaacaaaaggaactTCACTGGAACTATTAATCAAAGGATCAGCAGAATACTCCTGAATTTGCATGTTCAGACAACATTAACAGAAGGTGTACAAAACGACTGAAGGTAAATGCTAATGTATGAAATGAAATTACAAATACAGCACAGGCTTATAGGTGTAGGTTATAATCACCAGAAACAAGCAATAACGGCCTTTCATTCAGTCAGTCAGACCGCTACATTGACGTCTGTAGCACATACAAACGTTTTCAAGGGTAAGGAAGTGTACTATAGCAAAAGAGTAGTAAGGGCAGTCACAAAACACCTATAACAGCATTGGAGAGTACTGAAGTcccttttaaatggaaaagcaatGTTCACCTACTCATGTCTTCATCATGATATGTGCTGCTTGTCCGTACTGCTGCATGTTCCTCGAGTGATGGTGGTGCCTCAGATTCCCCTTTATCCATAGTTCCTATAACCATAGCAGAAACTTAGAACCAGTGTTCTCAGAAATAACTCATTTTCAAATACCAAAACTGACAGACGCTGATGTGTTATAAGATGTAATAAAATCAATCTTCCAGGGGAGCACTAACACAATACGGATGTCAGTCGAATTCACCTAGCTCATCCTTTCTTTTTGCGAACAACAGACTGTCTGCAAATTATGCATCACTTTACCGCTCAAGCATTTTAACAGAGGGAGACATAAACCGTTTTGCAGATATGGAAACTGAGGCTCTCCAGAAAATTAAGGCATTGTTTGAAGAATCGTTTCTGTTCAGTTGTCAGTCTTCACAAAAGTACTAACCAATACAAATAGGGGGTGATGtccattttccttcttcacaCTGGATTTCCTCAGATCCTCTTATTTCAAAGCTACTTTGACACCGTATATGAACTTTGTCTCCATTATGATGTGTTCTTCTAAGTGTGATGATGTGGGCATGAGGAGGAAGCGGTGGTGGAGGGCATTTATTTTttacatctgaaaataaaaaatgcctatTGTTTTCTCACTAATCAAACCCATGTACACAATTAATTTTACTACACAGCACGCAAGACTATCACTCAAGACATTTTTGGGTTCATCCAAAGTAACTGTTTACTCCCATTTTCTTAGCAAAACAGGATACCAGAACAAAAAATTGATTAAAGGACTTCAGGAAATAGAGATTTCCCATACCTTCCATTGATGTAATATTTAAAGCAGTTTAGACATTAATTCTAATGCTACAGAAGCAGCAATAATCACAGCCCATTTCCTATCCCCAAATTAAATTTGCGATTCCTGTGTCCTCAAAACTAGTTTTAGGCCACGTTTTCAACCTCACGAGCACCCTGCCTTCTCTGCACTCACCCAAGAAAAATTCCTGCTGTGTCATCGGGATAAATACAGGGCTGGAGTCCTAACACGTGCCACTTAACTGAGAGATTCTAGTGCCTTTTAAACGCTACTGTATCTTCTAGGAAAGGAAGATGAATTCCATCTTTGTACTCAAACACATAGTTTTCTACAAGATCAGCTATAAAGGAATTACAAGACACTAATTTTACTGAAAACTGTGCTTAACATATCTATATTTTTTAAaggctaaatatatatatatatatttaatctcAAGCACTCCACACACAATGATTATtaaatttgctttagaaaatgtaCTTTACAGGAAAAATTCCTGTAAAAATAGATTGGAAGAGAATACCACAGATCTATCTTAAGCCAATAAAAATGATTGATTGTCCCATCCCCTGTCATCAACACCTGGCCTCCCTTGTATGTAAAGCAGACAATATCCAGATAAGACAACAACCTACAACTATCAAGGTATGTTGAACAATATTATAAATTCTCAGCTAGCCTAAATGTTGATTTGTACTGgtttctgccttctcttctggTTCACTGGGCCTTTCATTCTTTTGGAAGTTTCTTTTCTGATAGTCTCCACTATCCCCCATTGATTGGGGAAGTGCCATTAAGTGCTAAAGGTGTGTTTCTGTCCTTGGGATGACCCATCTAGTGAATTCTGTTGAAAACACGTACAGTTTGGTGAGGCTGTAAAGCCGAAAAGTACCACAATCCCCAAGCTCCAAAGAAACCTGttacaaattttcttctttaatgccTCTTAAGAGACATGTTCCCGCCTCACAAGGTGGGATTAAACATGCTTGATTAAACCGTCATGCAATCTGAACGTGTTTAACTTGGGGGCAGGGGCTGAACAACTTCCCTCTATTTGTTGATTCCTGCTTCTTCAGGGTACAACGTACAGCGAAACAACAGCAAGAGACAGTATCTGCTCTATTGTTAGAGTCCACTGAAAACTCATTCCAGTTATCATCACCTCCCTCCCTGCGACCTTGGTTCCACGTCCTTCAACTACCACTTGATTTCTATTTAGGCTGTGAATGGgtagaaaaatcatatttttattttgtgttcatAAAACATTTTGTGAAAGAAGGTTCCAGTATTTCATTAATAATTTGAAATagtaaaactataaaaataacatACCTTCACACACTGGAGGGTCTGGGTGCCATCCAAAGTAATAACATTGAATTAGGTCAAATTCACTAACAGAATAATTTTCCTCACAGAAAAAGTGAACTACATCTCCCTCTTCATAGACTTTCTTCACAGGATAGAAACCTCCATGTGCTATTGCACTCAAAGAGGAGCAAGTTATTTCTAGGAAGAAAACACACGGCAGTGAGAACTGGTTCAGGAaggcttcccccacccccaacacaTTCTAAACCAAGCCTTTTTGTAAGCTTTTgttcatttgtaaaataaatcacAGTCCAAACAGAATTACTTTCCAGCCCGTTACTTACTAGTGCAGTTTGGAGTGAGGGACCACCCATGCGCTAGACACACTGCTGCTTCTGTCGTGTTTCCTCCCGCAGTGTGATACCCCTCGTCACATTTGTACAGCAGCGTTTCATTCACTCGAAGCTCTTGTCGGGCTGTGAAGTAGCTGCCGTGATGTAAATTGGGTACCTGACACGACTCTAAAACAAAGCAAGCATATGCATAATATAAATTGCTCTTTTCATTTCAAGTTATTCTTCCAAAATTTTCCTTAGATTGACATTAAAAGTGGTCATATTGGAAGCAAAAATCTTTGCAAGTAATGAgtaattaaaaatgcagtagTTTTTGCACAAATTTTCCAGTCTTCATTTGGGAAGAAAGTTTGAACGGCAATAGATTTATTTGACAAAATGCAATTTCATCTATACGGATTCCTTCTACATATAGTTTTATCTATACCAATTCACAAAACAAGCAGCACGTGGAATCCCACAACTTCATTGCAAGAGGTATGGCTGACAACCCGCCTTAGAAGAACTCAAACGATAACCTAACACAGGCAGTTTGGCCTTGTAGGTACAGCAAGAACAGTGGAATTACATGGTATAGGAGACAGATTATAAAGGAGGGAAACACAGAATCCTACCAAATTTTCTGGTGCAGCTTGGCCGGGAGGACCATCCTTCTGGCCGACATTGCACCGTGTCCTCAGTGCCACCACTTGGAGTGTGGTAGCCTGGATTACATTTGTATTGCAGTTTCTCCTGTATTTTGAAGTATGTTTCTGTACCgtaaaaaaagccattttccagAAGAGGCTTGTtacatttttctaaaagaaaggagacagactggttagaaagaaagaattaatggaatatttttgttctctgatAAGTAATGGGGGGCTTTTAGCCATCCTGATCTAATCTAGTTTTCTTGACCTATTAAAGAAACTCTACCACAGTCATCAAGCAATGCACCAGACTGATGGTAATAACATCGAACACAACAACCAAGGGGTCTGGGAGCTAAGGAGGCTCTAGAGGATATACAGCTGAGAGGAAATTGTCCATTAGTTTTCTCAAAAATAAGGAAACGGGGCAACTTTCTTggacttcttttaaaaacatatatggTAAAAGCCCTTAAAATAGATATTGTTGTAAAAACATTCCATATATAAACATTTGTAGTTTGTATACACAAAGGCCTGATTTCACCTTGTTGCCCTTACACATTTGACCCCTCCTGCTTTGCAGCTTCTGTTCCTGCATGTTCAAGGAACTCTGGCTGAAAGTTTCCTGCTAGAAGCAATGAGGAGGTTACTAGAGCTGACTCACTGTAGCATTGGGGCACCGGAGACCAGCCTTTTGCTGTACAAGTTATTCTGCCGTCTTGGGTCCCAGTTTCAGTTGTGTAACCGGCCATACAAGAAtaggaaagttttttttccttgcgcATAGGGAAATAGTAGCTTTTGAAATTATAATAGTACTGGGCAATCTCTCCATTTTCTATGCGTGGCAAATCACAAGGTTTATCtgcaaaaagataaatatatttctcaCTAGAAGCCTCAGCCCTGATACGAACTTTTTTTGCGTTTCTTTGTGTAACGGCAGCTGGATTGATTCAGGCCTTCAAACAAGGTGAATGAAATTCTGAATACTTACAAGCACGAAGGGTCTTGTGAGACTCACTGAAATTAAGGTATGTTACAATTCCATCAGCTTTTGTTCTTTAGGTTCACAGGAACATCAGCTGTAGAATGAAACTTCCTAATGCGAGTTGGGCAAAACTGCTGCAGGACACTTTTATTTGACTCTCTATGTAGCCCAGAAGATGTAAGCACGAGCACCCTTCGCTGCATAGGCACATCGATGCCTGCTCTAAAATCCAATGGCCACAGGGTCAAGATGCACTATGGCACAGCTCCTCATTCAGCAAGGGTCATCACAACAGCAGGACAGACCGCCAGGGGCAACACAGGAGTTAAACTTGCTGAAGGAAGGGAACTTAAGAACAGAgtcaatggaaaagaaagaagtggagGTTAAGGAAGGAACAAGCAGAAccgcaattaaaaaaaaaaccaaaccagtaatAGTAGAAAACCTTTAAAAGGAGTTGTGCTGAGTATGACATTaagttgttattaaaaaaaaaaaaaaaaacacaaaaaacccaacaaaaccaaaccacaccagcAAAATGCAATCCTTCTGTTTGGATTTCTTCTAAAATTACCTTTTGGGTCTCCAAAATTCTCTCCATGGAATTACAAGGCAATTTAACCTGAAGGATCAATTCTTAAAAACTGAATCACCACCTACAAATCTCACGATTGGGCACAACTTTGCCATGAGTTGGCACCGCTGCATTCACCCTACACCTATTAGAACCAAAACAACTATTGTTCCTTCACCCAATAATGTCGCTAGAATTTACTGCATTTACTAGAATCTTCTgcaaatttagtatttttttaataatcccCTTCCTCACATAGCCACTGTACCAcatctaaataaaagaaaacaaaaatccaaacaccAAACCTGAGGGTAATTAAGATTTTTGAgtaattaaaagacagaaatgctTGCTGCTACCTAAATACCGTTTGTCTGACTCTCCAAAGCATATCAGTGTGATTTCAACTGCTTTCATAAGGATAAAACTCTAGTGAAGACAGAGGCAGTTGCAACAAATATGTCGGAGTTAAATATACACTAGCAGATgccaaatgaaatgcaaaaaaaaaaaaaagggactttttttttttttttttttcaatgaatggAGGTATACCCTCATATACAGTTCAGAGCTTTGTGAACTTGCAGTACAAGTGCTATGCAAACTATATAAACCCAGGAATTTTACGCAATACTGAAAACAGGGATAGGAAATGCAAACACCCCCCCAGACTAGCTGCTGCAGGTTCCATTTAACTTCCACTCCTTTGCTTTATGGCAAGCCAAAACACTTCAGTCACCAAGGCATTTCATTATATAAGATATTTTAATAGTACAAAAATCAATTTGCATAAGTGCCTAAAAACCACTcaaatttcaaaagctttttctgaatAGAAATCTGAACTTTTCATTACAGCTTTGAAGTTCATATATAAATCTGTAGCCCTGAGCTACAGTGACAGCTGCATCATGATCATCAGCCATCTcacaacaaaattatattttaaaaaaaagcatttactcTTGGGAGAGATATGAAAGACTTAAGTTACTTTAGACTGTATGTTCTAGATTCAATGTACATTCATTAACAATAGAATTCAGTATATTTACCTTCTGCACAGAGTTTGCCTGAATACATCGTaactaggaagaaaaaacagctttgaaatctCATCTTCATTACCGTCTCCATCTACAGTTTCCACCACCTGTGCAAACTCCAGTTAGGTATTACTTTTGTAAATAATTAACTGGATTTTTAAATGGATTCATAAATGACTTAGTGTCCACGGTATTTTGTAACAACTTATTTCACTCAacactaattttatttatttcagttctcCAAATACCTTAACACTAGACTTGCAGAACTCAACTACCATTTGGCATCCTTTACACCAGCAAAGAGGACAGAATTTATATTTTACAGTGAAACCAGGCAACAAGCTTACGGAACAATTTAAACAAATTCAACACTGTTCCCCTCAGAACCTCCCGAGTTTCAAGTTTAAAGGGCATTCTGTTACCAGATTGTTTACCTTGGCTGAAGtaggaggaaacagaaaattccccccctcctccagcccacgCTCATATAACCAGTCAGTTGCATTCTCTATATTATTCATTCTAGAGGCTCTTACATTAAAAAGATAGCCACTAGTGTTATGTGACTGTTGGCTTTTGTTGTATACAGGTCACCCCTTTTGagtcttttttaaacaaaaacaagcaaacaaacaaacaaacaccaccaccaaaacaaaaaaaacaaccaaacagaaaaagaacctTCTTTACAGTGCATTATCACCTGATTGACTAATGGCTACCAGTTGATTTAGCATCACGTTCCACCCTTGGAAGGCATAATCTTTAAGTATGGGAGTGGGAGGGtataattttacagttttctttttcctggcctTGCTTCAAGAAAATGCAATTCCAAGGCACAAGAGAACAGAACGTAAGGGAGATGCCATGATGAGCACCATCTATTCAGCCAGATGAGACGCATGCTTGTATGTACTGCACACTTCATAGGAAGAAGGCACTCACAAATCACCTCCCTTAAAATATCAGGTCAGAATTTCTAAATTCACTCTTACAACATCCCATTGTTCCATCATAATCttgtagtgtttaaaaaaaagaaaaagggaattctaaaaaagaataaaaaataaaaataatctttttcctaCAGTCACACATGATCCCTCGAAACCTTGCTGGAAAGTAAACTCAAGCGCCCAAAAAACAGTAGCCAGTTTTGAAATCCACAGACTATGCCTCCCTTCCTACCCGTACCTCTCCAGAACAGACAAGCCAGCATAACTGTCCCACAACAAACAACTGTTTTTAATAGCATTCCACAATATTTAATCAGAGTGAGGAATACCATGCTATTTGTAACCTTCACTGTTGTGTAATAACAATACATTACTGCACAAGTGAAATTTCCAGGGCTTACGTTTTTACTATGCAATTCCTTTAGGTAGTAGTACAAAATAGGATTTACAAAGCTGTATACAATATAAAAGAGTTACAGAAATGTTCATTGCaatttgaaaaaacattttcaagggTAGCGTGACACTTATCTGCTTTCTTTCAAAGTCATTTAGCTGTCTACTACATATACGCTGTACAAATGCATTTTCCTATACATCATTTACATGTCAGCAGCAGGCAATACCAAGTGTATCCATCACCATCAGAATTGCTTGCAGAGGATCCACAACTTCTTGCATGTTGTCTTTCCTCAAAACCCAGTCTGGTTTAATTCTGTGAAAACATTAGTGGCTTGTCATTAAGATATTATATTGACACAGCAAAAAAAGCAGACTAATTTTTAACCTCTTACCTTGAAACTGTTTTTATTCTTAGAGGAGTtactggaacagaggaagttccactTAAGAAAGTGTTTGTTCTCTGCTTCACAAGCGTTCTCTCTGCATCCATTTTGTGTTTACGAGCTGTAAGTTTATATAGGCTTTGAATGCACGTAACAGCTCTTGGTATGCTTCGGATTTCCTGAGGAAAGGTGAAAATAGTACACAGTTAATACTATGAGTTTGAAAGCAACTTAACAAAttaagaaatctgttttattcAACGAGAACTGAATGTTCATAATTTAAGCTGAACTTCTACCCACAAGTACAGTGAAACCACTTTAAAACCAGCACTCCAGCACAACAAGTCAGTGGTCTAATGCCTTCAAAATACTTAGCGACTGGTGTGCGACTTGCGATCTCAGAAAATTCAAGCTCTTCCAAGTCAGATATTTCTAATTTCTCATTAAAACCAAATTTCACATATGTCATTGGCATATGCCTTCACTGATTGGTACAGAGATACAAATCAGTGTTTGTACCCATCTTCATAGCAATGAAAGAATAATGCAGTGGTCAGAGGTGACTGGATAGCTTAAGTGCTGATATCTGATGGATACGCAGCTAGTGAATTGACAGCATAGAACCCAGACTACCCTAATAACCTTATTAGGGATTCTAGCAATAGGCACGAACAAAggaaatttctttcagaaataggCTATGTCTCTGTTACAACAGAGTATGTCAACACAAAGTCATGGACAATTATATTGGCAGTTGTTACTGAGAATAAAGACCTTAACTTTAtctgaaaagcaacagaaaactttcagaaatggaaTAAAAGTTAATTAAGTGCCAACTAAACTATATCTAATGCTAAGCAATTGACAGAAAGTCATCAAAACACTGTGGAAAGTAGGGATTGCAATACCACAGTCTTGCAAGGACTGTGGGATCAGAACCTCAATGTCTTACTGAATAGCTCTGGGTGACCAGGGCATAGAAAGCACAAAGTGCATATGAGTGTTTTCACCAGTttggaaaagcatatttttcttccaaaaaaaaaaaaaaaaaatcagagtttagTCATAATTAATAATACAGTCGTAATAGGTATGGtagagatggagagaaaaagaaattacgaATCACACCAAAACATGCAAGAAAAGCACATTAAATCAAATTAttaaacccaaaacatttaagtCTTACCCAAGCTCTTTTCGAATCCTTTGAAAGGATGGCCAACAAACAACAGGTCTTGGTGAAAAtgcttcctcctttctctgaaaTTTTGTCCCCAGCTTTCCCTCTGTACATTTGCAGTAGGTCTAGTAACGTATCTATAGAATTTTCTACTTCATAAACTGCTTGAGTAGTTCTTTCATACTGTTATACAAGAAAGAGACAAGAGAGTTTATACAAACAGATCTTTAAAATACCTTTCAGGTTagagggaaaagcaaaatccaTCCACATTCTCCCCTAGACTAAGTTTGTAGCTGATCTGGCATCCAAGCAATAAAAATCACTTCTGTATGTTACACCACAGTAACGTGTTACATGTTTTCGTGTCCCCCCCTTGTTTAGAGACCTGTAGAATCTGATTTAACGtttaaaatagaagaataaatAAGAGTATGTttagagaaattttaaaataagtttagcCTAAATGTTAAAtgcatttt is a genomic window of Rissa tridactyla isolate bRisTri1 chromosome 8, bRisTri1.patW.cur.20221130, whole genome shotgun sequence containing:
- the LOC128913996 gene encoding coagulation factor XIII B chain-like isoform X1; protein product: METVMKMRFQSCFFFLVTMYSGKLCAEDKPCDLPRIENGEIAQYYYNFKSYYFPMRKEKKLSYSCMAGYTTETGTQDGRITCTAKGWSPVPQCYKKCNKPLLENGFFYGTETYFKIQEKLQYKCNPGYHTPSGGTEDTVQCRPEGWSSRPSCTRKFESCQVPNLHHGSYFTARQELRVNETLLYKCDEGYHTAGGNTTEAAVCLAHGWSLTPNCTKITCSSLSAIAHGGFYPVKKVYEEGDVVHFFCEENYSVSEFDLIQCYYFGWHPDPPVCEDVKNKCPPPPLPPHAHIITLRRTHHNGDKVHIRCQSSFEIRGSEEIQCEEGKWTSPPICIGTMDKGESEAPPSLEEHAAVRTSSTYHDEDMKMEQNCPSPPVIKNGGVLGPILTSYKNGSSVEYGCQHYHSLDGLSTVYCKQGNWTERPTCLEPCTLRVTDMNSNNIELKWRQEELIFLHGDLVEFECKEGYRFLQTTLPSPGRTQCNHGRLNYPKCVMQVPAEKCDSPPSIANGALTLPPLAQYDSGSSVQYNCSDYHFLQGSERIYCSGGQWTSPPVCIEPCTLSKNEMEKNNVLLQGFYKNQVYFYHGDYVGFYCKENHFGEESGTTLFQVQCKRGQLAYPRCVERGK
- the LOC128913996 gene encoding coagulation factor XIII B chain-like isoform X2 → MRKEKKLSYSCMAGYTTETGTQDGRITCTAKGWSPVPQCYKKCNKPLLENGFFYGTETYFKIQEKLQYKCNPGYHTPSGGTEDTVQCRPEGWSSRPSCTRKFESCQVPNLHHGSYFTARQELRVNETLLYKCDEGYHTAGGNTTEAAVCLAHGWSLTPNCTKITCSSLSAIAHGGFYPVKKVYEEGDVVHFFCEENYSVSEFDLIQCYYFGWHPDPPVCEDVKNKCPPPPLPPHAHIITLRRTHHNGDKVHIRCQSSFEIRGSEEIQCEEGKWTSPPICIGTMDKGESEAPPSLEEHAAVRTSSTYHDEDMKMEQNCPSPPVIKNGGVLGPILTSYKNGSSVEYGCQHYHSLDGLSTVYCKQGNWTERPTCLEPCTLRVTDMNSNNIELKWRQEELIFLHGDLVEFECKEGYRFLQTTLPSPGRTQCNHGRLNYPKCVMQVPAEKCDSPPSIANGALTLPPLAQYDSGSSVQYNCSDYHFLQGSERIYCSGGQWTSPPVCIEPCTLSKNEMEKNNVLLQGFYKNQVYFYHGDYVGFYCKENHFGEESGTTLFQVQCKRGQLAYPRCVERGK